A section of the Lepus europaeus isolate LE1 chromosome 10, mLepTim1.pri, whole genome shotgun sequence genome encodes:
- the CCER1 gene encoding coiled-coil domain-containing glutamate-rich protein 1, with product MTQAPDNMEDPLNLGGGCGWASSGPLPNWSTCPRRRRGAPMYKRRQRYGPKAEYEPPRKQPKYHYGRGPWFQPPRRPAWAMYSHWGHWGGPWHPPPTTFRKPPRQVQVIRVYGLPPFCLCCCSCWCGPWNPCWMRPPGRKKRWGRRGRGLRRPSRRPLPKNPPAELNKLLRPVNVYGWQAPGMRAPPNTTQFIMNQIYEDMRQQEKLDRQQEALRMQQAQAGGQASPAGSSGNDVPSVGGEEETFYGFAQNPSLLLSPAPEEEMQSLIPQLVEEEEEKNEEKYDKVVYDAREESEEEEAEEEAEEEEEEEVEEADYMEEGEEEEEAEEDEGLVPQEDGQREEENPLPLEMPLSVLVGDEEEREDFVSYAYFSPEQIIPQLPQDALFLVPDINC from the coding sequence ATGACCCAGGCCCCCGACAATATGGAGGACCCTCTTAACCTGGGCGGCGGCTGCGGCTGGGCATCCTCGGGCCCCTTGCCCAACTGGTCCACCTGCCCCCGGAGGCGCAGGGGCGCTCCGATGTACAAGCGGCGGCAGCGCTACGGCCCCAAGGCGGAGTATGAGCCCCCGAGGAAGCAGCCCAAGTACCATTATGGCCGGGGCCCCTGGTTCCAACCGCCCCGACGGCCCGCTTGGGCCATGTATTCCCactgggggcactggggagggcccTGGCACCCTCCTCCTACCACATTCCGGAAGCCCCCGAGACAGGTGCAAGTGATCCGAGTGTATGGCCTGCCTCCattctgcctctgctgctgctcctgctggtgCGGGCCCTGGAACCCCTGCTGGATGAGACCCCCAGGCAGGAAGAAGCGCTGGGGTCGCAGGGGCCGCGGCCTGCGTCGCCCCTCTCGCCGCCCCTTACCGAAGAACCCACCAGCGGAGCTGAACAAGCTCCTTCGTCCCGTCAACGTGTACGGGTGGCAGGCGCCCGGAATGCGTGCGCCGCCCAACACCACGCAGTTCATCATGAACCAGATTTACGAGGACATGAGGCAGCAAGAGAAGCTGGACCGCCAGCAGGAGGCGCTGCGCATGCAGCAGGCCCAAGCCGGAGGCCAGGCCTCCCCAGCGGGCTCCTCCGGAAACGATGTGCCCTCCGTTGGCGGCGAGGAAGAAACCTTTTATGGCTTTGCGCAAAATCCCTCTCTACTACTCAGTCCCGCCCCAGAGGAGGAAATGCAGTCGCTCATCCCGCAACtggtggaggaagaggaagagaaaaatgaagagaagtaTGACAAGGTGGTGTACGATGCAagagaggagagtgaggaggaagaagctGAGGaagaggcggaggaggaggaggaggaggaggtcgaAGAGGCTGACTatatggaggagggggaggaggaagaggaagcagaagaggatgagGGGCTAGTTCCGCAGGAGgatgggcagagagaggaagaaaacccCTTGCCTCTGGAAATGCCTTTATCAGTCTTAGTAGGggatgaagaagagagagaggactttgTAAGCTATGCTTATTTCAGCCCAGAACAGATAATTCCCCAGTTGCCACAGGATGCTCTATTCTTGGTACCGGACATTAACTGTTAG